From a single Caldalkalibacillus salinus genomic region:
- a CDS encoding bifunctional cystathionine gamma-lyase/homocysteine desulfhydrase, translating to MKLKTKLIHGGIDGDEHTGAVSVPIYQVSTYKQDAIGQHRGFEYSRTGNPTRHACEALIAEIEGGTRGFAFGSGMAAISAIVMLFKAGDHFIVGDDVYGGTYRVLSHVFDRFGIEVTYVNTSHLADIEAAIQDNTKAVFLETPSNPLLKVSDIPAVADLCKDKGLMLIVDNTFMTPYWQNPLQLGADIVTHSATKYLGGHSDVVAGLAVVKDEELGEQLHHVQNSVGGVLGPQDSWILIRGIKTLGIRMQEHEENTRQIVDFLTKRDDVKAVFYPGLKDHPGHDIQTKQSRGFGGMLSFDVGSGERAEQVLSRVKYFTLAESLGAVESLISVPAKMTHASIPAERRAELGISDGLVRISVGLEDIEDLIEDLTQALEG from the coding sequence ATGAAACTCAAAACTAAACTGATTCATGGTGGTATAGACGGGGATGAGCACACAGGTGCTGTTTCAGTCCCGATTTACCAAGTGAGTACGTATAAACAGGATGCCATCGGTCAGCACCGTGGCTTTGAATATTCTAGAACGGGTAATCCTACCCGTCACGCCTGCGAAGCCTTAATCGCTGAGATTGAAGGAGGGACGAGAGGCTTTGCCTTTGGGTCAGGGATGGCGGCTATATCCGCCATCGTGATGCTTTTTAAGGCGGGGGATCACTTTATTGTTGGTGATGATGTATACGGAGGGACTTATCGTGTGTTATCTCACGTGTTCGATCGTTTTGGCATTGAGGTGACTTATGTCAATACGAGCCACTTAGCGGATATCGAAGCGGCGATACAGGATAACACAAAGGCCGTATTTTTGGAAACACCGAGTAATCCACTGCTAAAAGTGTCTGATATCCCCGCAGTAGCTGACCTATGTAAGGATAAAGGGTTGATGCTGATTGTCGATAACACGTTTATGACACCTTATTGGCAGAACCCACTACAGTTAGGTGCCGATATCGTCACACACAGTGCCACTAAGTACCTGGGAGGCCACAGTGATGTTGTCGCTGGCCTTGCTGTTGTTAAGGATGAAGAGCTAGGAGAGCAGTTGCATCACGTACAGAACTCCGTCGGAGGGGTTTTAGGCCCTCAAGACTCGTGGATTCTGATTCGAGGGATTAAAACGCTGGGAATCAGAATGCAAGAGCATGAAGAAAATACGCGTCAAATCGTAGATTTCTTGACGAAGCGTGATGATGTCAAGGCCGTATTCTATCCAGGTCTGAAGGATCACCCTGGGCATGATATACAGACGAAGCAATCCCGCGGTTTTGGCGGTATGCTTTCCTTTGACGTGGGAAGCGGGGAAAGAGCCGAGCAGGTATTAAGTCGCGTGAAGTACTTTACGCTGGCGGAAAGTCTAGGCGCAGTGGAAAGTCTGATCTCCGTTCCAGCTAAAATGACCCATGCTTCTATACCGGCGGAAAGAAGAGCAGAATTGGGCATCTCAGACGGCCTAGTACGCATATCTGTAGGGCTCGAAGATATTGAGGATCTCATTGAAGACTTAACCCAAGCGTTAGAAGGGTAA
- the cysK gene encoding cysteine synthase A encodes MKKVYTGVKELIGHTPIVEITQFDLPQDVRLFAKLEYYNPGGSVKDRLGMELIADAEKKGKLTPGGTIIEPTAGNTGIGLALAAVSRPYNVMFVVPEKFSVEKQELMKALGATVVNTPTSEGIKGAIEKAKQLEQEIDGAYCPQQFQNPANPAAHYKTTGPELWEQLEGDVDIFVSGAGSGGTFMGVSQYLKEQNPETKTVIVEPEGSILNGGEQGPHRTEGIGMEFIPSYMDQSYFDAIHTITDDEAFYYVKQLAQKEGLLVGSSSGAAFAAALKEAQQAKNGAHIVTIFADSSERYLSQHIYQDQGGNNV; translated from the coding sequence ATGAAAAAAGTGTATACTGGAGTAAAGGAACTGATTGGTCATACGCCAATTGTAGAGATCACACAGTTCGATCTTCCTCAAGATGTACGCCTCTTTGCAAAATTAGAATATTATAATCCAGGTGGCAGTGTAAAAGATCGGCTAGGCATGGAACTCATTGCAGACGCCGAGAAAAAAGGGAAGCTAACACCCGGCGGAACGATTATAGAACCGACTGCTGGAAATACAGGGATTGGCTTAGCATTAGCTGCTGTCAGTCGCCCCTATAACGTTATGTTTGTGGTGCCGGAAAAGTTTAGCGTGGAAAAGCAGGAGTTGATGAAGGCGCTAGGAGCAACAGTCGTCAACACACCTACAAGTGAAGGGATAAAAGGAGCCATAGAGAAAGCGAAGCAATTAGAGCAGGAGATTGACGGGGCGTATTGTCCCCAACAATTTCAAAACCCGGCGAATCCTGCTGCCCATTACAAGACAACAGGTCCGGAATTATGGGAACAATTAGAAGGCGATGTGGATATATTTGTGTCTGGTGCAGGATCGGGTGGTACGTTCATGGGCGTGTCTCAATATTTGAAAGAACAAAATCCCGAAACGAAAACGGTCATTGTAGAGCCGGAGGGATCGATTTTAAATGGTGGCGAGCAGGGTCCTCACCGTACAGAAGGCATTGGTATGGAATTCATTCCGTCTTACATGGATCAATCCTACTTCGATGCCATTCACACCATTACGGATGATGAAGCTTTTTACTATGTGAAACAATTAGCTCAAAAGGAAGGTCTTCTCGTCGGTAGTTCATCAGGAGCCGCCTTTGCAGCCGCATTAAAAGAAGCGCAACAAGCCAAAAATGGCGCCCATATCGTTACGATTTTTGCCGATAGTAGCGAACGCTACTTAAGCCAACACATATACCAAGATCAAGGAGGAAACAACGTATGA
- a CDS encoding NifU family protein: protein MTEATLESRVQDVLDKLRPFLQRDGGDCELVAVEEGIVKLRLLGACGSCPASTMTLKAGIERALTEEIPEVQEVEQVF, encoded by the coding sequence ATGACTGAAGCAACTCTTGAATCTCGCGTACAGGATGTATTAGATAAACTTCGCCCGTTTCTTCAACGAGACGGTGGGGATTGTGAGCTCGTTGCCGTTGAGGAGGGCATTGTTAAACTTCGTCTATTAGGTGCGTGTGGGAGCTGTCCTGCTTCTACTATGACACTTAAGGCAGGGATTGAGCGTGCCCTTACAGAGGAAATCCCTGAAGTACAAGAAGTAGAACAAGTTTTCTAA
- a CDS encoding alpha/beta hydrolase produces MGEGFQQPQPKLKRRLTLKQWCLISVCSSLAVIIIAIISISVYVGWSLTHPDRKTLDETPTDYGLQYDDIQVTSGQGSDEVTLKGWHVFAETDEPKGTIIFAHGYRNNRLQDALPALALAKAIVTEDYEVVLFDFRNSGDSEGDQTTVGFKEQEDLISVIQYAHRKSPDLPIGVIGFSMGASTALMTAQKESLVSATVADSPFSDLREYLESNLSYWSNLPNFPFTPVILGTLPALTGIEVDQVSPRGAEEPKSPVLLIHGDGDEAIPYENSLQIQQAYESQTELWVPQGSDHVESFADYPEAYTERVIQFFDQHLASDHADEGKETK; encoded by the coding sequence ATGGGTGAAGGTTTTCAACAACCGCAGCCAAAATTGAAAAGACGTTTAACGCTAAAACAATGGTGCCTCATTTCAGTTTGTTCTAGTCTAGCTGTCATCATCATAGCAATTATCAGTATCTCAGTCTATGTGGGGTGGTCATTAACGCATCCTGACCGAAAAACGTTAGATGAAACCCCTACTGATTACGGTTTACAATACGATGATATTCAAGTGACATCAGGACAAGGCTCTGATGAGGTCACATTAAAAGGCTGGCATGTATTCGCAGAAACAGACGAGCCAAAGGGGACCATTATTTTTGCCCATGGCTACAGAAACAATCGCTTACAAGACGCTTTGCCTGCTCTCGCTTTAGCGAAAGCCATAGTGACTGAAGATTACGAAGTGGTTTTGTTTGATTTTAGAAATTCTGGTGATTCTGAAGGAGACCAAACGACGGTCGGATTTAAAGAGCAGGAAGATCTCATCTCAGTGATACAGTATGCCCATCGCAAGTCTCCAGACCTCCCTATAGGGGTGATTGGTTTTTCCATGGGGGCGTCTACAGCACTTATGACAGCCCAAAAAGAGTCTCTGGTCAGTGCGACTGTAGCAGATTCACCTTTTTCCGACCTTCGTGAATATTTAGAGTCCAACTTATCTTACTGGTCTAATTTACCCAATTTTCCCTTCACCCCTGTGATTTTGGGCACCCTTCCCGCATTAACTGGAATTGAAGTTGATCAAGTGAGTCCAAGAGGTGCAGAGGAACCCAAATCTCCCGTCTTATTAATTCATGGTGACGGTGATGAGGCCATACCCTATGAGAATAGCTTGCAGATTCAGCAAGCGTATGAATCTCAGACAGAGCTATGGGTGCCTCAAGGTTCAGACCATGTTGAAAGCTTTGCAGATTACCCGGAAGCCTATACCGAGCGTGTCATTCAATTTTTTGATCAACACCTTGCATCTGATCATGCTGATGAAGGCAAAGAGACCAAATAA
- a CDS encoding phosphatidylglycerophosphatase A codes for MTKKGAMKEHCLNLLNERGVQVEDIAELVYFLQEKYVDDLSMEDCLANVDKVISKREIQNAILTGVTLDKAAEQGLIEQPLLDIILEDEGLYGVDEVVALSIVNVYGSIGFTNYGYIDKLKPGILEKLNDKSSGACHTFLDDIVGAIAASASSRLAHAEAHEEEEGS; via the coding sequence ATGACGAAGAAAGGTGCCATGAAGGAGCATTGTTTAAACTTACTCAATGAGCGTGGTGTTCAGGTCGAAGACATTGCCGAGCTTGTTTACTTTTTACAGGAGAAATACGTCGATGACTTAAGCATGGAGGACTGTTTGGCTAACGTTGATAAAGTGATTTCCAAACGCGAAATTCAAAATGCGATACTAACTGGCGTTACTTTGGATAAAGCAGCGGAACAAGGGTTGATTGAACAGCCTTTATTGGACATTATTCTAGAGGATGAGGGTCTGTACGGAGTAGATGAGGTTGTCGCCCTTTCAATCGTCAATGTCTACGGCAGTATTGGATTTACGAACTACGGGTACATTGATAAGCTTAAGCCAGGGATTCTAGAGAAATTAAATGATAAGTCAAGCGGGGCCTGTCATACCTTTTTAGATGATATCGTTGGGGCCATTGCAGCCAGTGCGTCGAGCCGATTGGCTCATGCGGAGGCCCATGAAGAAGAAGAGGGATCGTAA
- a CDS encoding TIGR01457 family HAD-type hydrolase — protein sequence MMHKNYKLMIIDLDGTMYRGNERIDEAAPFVQQLVETGQDYIFLTNNSTKTTSDVLTHLQGFDIPVKPEQVYTTSKAAADYVTRESQAPSVYMIGEKGLQQALSEAGCRLVDSEEELQHCDYVIIGLDRHVTYEKLAKATIAVRAGATFISTNADKALPTERGLLPGNGAITSVVETATRTAPLYIGKPESLMLDMILKEKQIEQSDALLIGDNYDTDISTGIRAGVDTAIVFTGFTSKEELEKKKAQPTYKWDHLLQYEHDITLG from the coding sequence ATCATGCACAAAAACTATAAACTAATGATCATTGATTTAGATGGGACAATGTACCGTGGCAATGAACGTATCGATGAAGCCGCCCCCTTTGTTCAACAACTTGTCGAAACGGGACAAGATTACATTTTTTTGACCAATAATTCCACGAAGACCACCAGCGATGTCCTAACTCATTTACAAGGCTTCGATATTCCTGTTAAACCGGAGCAAGTGTACACGACGAGTAAGGCGGCAGCGGACTATGTAACACGAGAATCTCAGGCACCTTCAGTGTACATGATAGGAGAAAAGGGACTTCAACAAGCATTGAGTGAGGCGGGATGTCGTCTTGTGGACAGCGAAGAAGAGCTGCAGCACTGTGATTATGTAATTATCGGTTTAGATAGACACGTCACCTATGAAAAATTGGCCAAAGCCACCATTGCTGTGCGAGCAGGTGCAACATTTATCTCCACTAATGCTGACAAAGCCTTACCGACAGAAAGAGGTCTATTGCCTGGTAACGGCGCCATCACCTCCGTTGTGGAAACAGCAACTCGTACCGCTCCACTTTATATAGGGAAGCCGGAGTCACTCATGTTGGACATGATTTTGAAAGAGAAACAGATTGAACAATCGGATGCCTTGTTAATAGGTGATAATTACGACACAGATATTTCAACTGGTATTCGTGCCGGTGTAGATACAGCCATTGTGTTTACAGGGTTCACTTCAAAAGAGGAGCTTGAAAAAAAGAAAGCCCAACCTACGTACAAATGGGATCATTTGCTACAGTATGAGCACGATATCACACTGGGCTAA
- a CDS encoding ArsR family transcriptional regulator, producing MATENTSTREEILYILKTQGAMPVSDIAQQLGITEMAVRRHLNTLERDQYLKTERIRQAMGRPTNVYSLTEKGDEVFPRNYSDITLDFLKDIEELEGKSKVQTLFKRREERLETNHRTRMEGLTFEEKVQTLANIQNDKGYMVQWEKQQDDRYVFQEYNCPIAHVAKEYNEACNCELSLFQKLLGTEHVERTECLAKGGKHCKYIIQESRSS from the coding sequence GTGGCGACGGAAAACACCTCCACACGTGAAGAGATACTTTATATCTTAAAAACCCAAGGGGCTATGCCCGTGAGCGATATAGCACAGCAGTTGGGCATTACAGAAATGGCTGTGCGTAGACATCTTAACACCCTAGAGCGAGATCAATACTTAAAAACCGAGCGTATACGTCAGGCTATGGGTAGACCTACCAACGTTTATTCCCTGACTGAAAAGGGGGATGAAGTTTTTCCTCGTAATTATTCCGATATTACACTCGATTTTCTCAAAGATATTGAAGAACTTGAGGGAAAAAGTAAAGTGCAAACGCTCTTTAAGCGCAGGGAGGAACGACTGGAGACTAACCATAGGACCAGAATGGAAGGCTTGACGTTTGAGGAGAAAGTCCAGACACTTGCTAACATACAAAATGATAAGGGCTATATGGTACAGTGGGAAAAACAACAGGATGATCGGTACGTCTTTCAAGAATACAACTGTCCTATCGCCCATGTCGCCAAAGAATATAATGAAGCTTGTAACTGTGAGCTCTCTCTTTTCCAGAAACTTTTAGGAACAGAGCACGTTGAACGAACAGAATGTCTCGCTAAAGGCGGGAAACATTGTAAATATATTATTCAGGAATCTCGTTCAAGCTGA
- a CDS encoding DUF86 domain-containing protein: protein MYFVDQDLLEQRLQYIQSVLEHAEQYEGIPVTMLHQLAFERAIHMSIEAILDVGNQMIDGFIMRDPGSYEDIIIILGDEDVLTHNDVKLITGYIKQRKWLMTHYTESTVEDLWHVFHRSKESLKAFPDRIRTYIRTQLGPVSAFKPKE, encoded by the coding sequence ATGTACTTTGTAGACCAAGACTTATTAGAACAAAGATTACAATATATTCAAAGCGTACTCGAGCATGCCGAACAGTACGAGGGAATTCCGGTAACGATGCTACATCAGCTCGCGTTTGAACGTGCCATCCATATGTCTATAGAAGCTATACTAGATGTAGGGAATCAAATGATTGACGGGTTTATTATGAGGGATCCAGGAAGCTACGAAGACATTATTATCATTTTGGGTGATGAAGATGTTCTTACACACAACGATGTCAAACTGATCACTGGATACATTAAACAAAGGAAATGGCTCATGACCCACTATACAGAAAGTACTGTAGAGGATCTTTGGCATGTGTTTCACCGGTCAAAGGAGAGCTTAAAGGCTTTCCCGGACAGAATTAGAACCTACATCCGTACACAATTGGGTCCGGTGAGTGCATTTAAGCCTAAAGAATAA
- a CDS encoding LPXTG cell wall anchor domain-containing protein: MEQGMAMITLLGIVLTFIVLVIVSKRKKK, translated from the coding sequence ATGGAGCAGGGAATGGCGATGATAACGCTCCTTGGAATCGTGTTGACATTTATCGTACTGGTGATCGTCAGCAAGAGAAAGAAAAAATAA
- a CDS encoding DUF3055 domain-containing protein translates to MSDAMFMYDDTEDTQTRFVGFIGETKRFDLALTSSQRFFGKLLVHDIQTGRSAIIGDDDLKEEGYLEHVYQLSEEEAQELHAFLEQVVTG, encoded by the coding sequence ATGAGCGATGCAATGTTTATGTATGATGATACAGAAGACACCCAGACACGGTTTGTCGGTTTTATAGGTGAAACCAAACGATTTGACCTCGCCCTCACCAGTTCACAACGTTTTTTTGGGAAGTTGCTAGTCCATGACATTCAAACAGGACGCTCAGCAATTATAGGTGACGACGATTTAAAAGAGGAAGGCTATTTAGAGCACGTATATCAACTGAGTGAAGAAGAAGCGCAAGAGTTACATGCTTTCTTGGAACAAGTGGTTACAGGTTAA
- a CDS encoding YutD family protein: MIEVQGTEYELLQDERDGWDIEAFQERFSDILSKYDYIVGDWGYSQLRLRGFYDDHNKKAKPAYDAKISTLDEYLQEYCNFGCAYFVLKKIKSAQRQGSNEKPKGKKPEK, encoded by the coding sequence ATGATTGAAGTTCAAGGAACAGAATATGAACTGCTTCAAGACGAACGAGACGGTTGGGATATAGAAGCATTTCAGGAACGTTTTAGCGATATTTTATCTAAATATGATTATATTGTAGGGGATTGGGGTTATAGTCAACTTCGCTTGCGAGGTTTTTATGATGACCACAATAAAAAGGCCAAGCCGGCGTATGACGCGAAAATAAGCACGTTGGATGAGTATTTACAGGAATATTGTAATTTTGGCTGTGCTTACTTTGTCTTAAAAAAAATAAAAAGTGCCCAACGCCAAGGTTCAAATGAAAAACCAAAAGGTAAAAAGCCAGAAAAATAA
- a CDS encoding YhcN/YlaJ family sporulation lipoprotein, protein MLLITGCQPNDQQQGMGAQSQDQNHFGSKQAQYQGKGAQSIYRNRQGQGANYDAPERSIFPLAQQQQQSGTDQSARLRDGDSPGTRTGRDQMPYGYAESSVNDPFAAQAGYGAQSYIDRQVLADTISQVIVGLPQVDDASVLVTDQNCIIGYRPNENAQNMGQQNGQNAGAGRNNGQQAGQNGTTAQGNQQGDINNIVEMSGLSCTPRWFKVYATDDMDLVQSATQADNDGTDARKSISKEVERIIEQLGGPKNSWDQPYIPNMDAGQGGKSGQQAPIENAKQQQGNNSR, encoded by the coding sequence GTGTTGCTTATTACTGGGTGCCAACCGAACGATCAACAGCAAGGAATGGGTGCACAATCACAAGACCAAAACCATTTTGGCTCCAAGCAAGCCCAGTATCAGGGTAAAGGGGCACAGTCCATCTATCGGAATCGCCAAGGTCAGGGTGCTAATTATGATGCACCAGAGCGTAGCATCTTTCCACTTGCGCAACAACAGCAGCAAAGCGGTACAGACCAAAGTGCCCGTCTTAGAGATGGTGATAGTCCCGGAACACGTACAGGGCGTGACCAGATGCCTTATGGTTATGCTGAAAGCTCTGTAAACGACCCATTCGCAGCTCAAGCTGGGTATGGGGCACAGTCTTATATAGACCGTCAAGTATTGGCAGACACCATTTCTCAAGTGATCGTCGGATTACCACAAGTAGATGATGCCTCTGTATTGGTCACTGACCAGAATTGTATCATTGGGTATCGTCCAAACGAAAACGCCCAAAATATGGGACAGCAAAACGGGCAAAACGCAGGCGCAGGACGAAACAATGGTCAACAGGCTGGACAAAATGGAACCACAGCCCAGGGTAATCAACAGGGAGACATCAACAATATTGTGGAAATGTCAGGGCTGAGCTGTACCCCAAGATGGTTCAAAGTTTATGCGACAGATGATATGGACCTTGTTCAGAGTGCGACGCAGGCAGATAACGATGGCACAGACGCTCGTAAATCCATTAGCAAAGAGGTCGAGCGTATTATTGAACAACTGGGGGGACCTAAAAACAGTTGGGACCAACCGTATATTCCTAACATGGATGCGGGTCAAGGCGGAAAAAGTGGTCAACAGGCCCCTATAGAAAATGCAAAACAGCAGCAAGGCAATAATAGCCGCTAA
- the lipA gene encoding lipoyl synthase — MAERKPEWLKIKLRTNDNYNELKSMMRDKTLHTVCEEARCPNIYECWAVHKTATFMILGDICTRACRFCAVKTGLPTELDWAEPERVAEAAEKMNLKHAVVTSVARDDLKDGGATIFAETIKAIRKKLPLCSVEVLIPDLMGSKDALQIIMDAKPDILNHNIETVRRLSDRVRARAKYDRSLKLLAQAKDMQPNVPTKSSIMLGLGETWDDIIEAMDDLRAHNVDILTLGQYLQPTKKHLKIEKYWHPDEFAQLKEEGLKRGFSHVESGPLVRSSYHAHEQVQSAQNNSQETEGQAVSTSN, encoded by the coding sequence ATGGCTGAACGCAAACCAGAATGGCTTAAAATTAAATTAAGAACGAATGATAATTATAATGAACTCAAATCAATGATGAGGGACAAAACGTTACATACAGTTTGTGAAGAGGCGAGATGTCCTAACATTTACGAATGCTGGGCTGTTCACAAAACGGCAACCTTTATGATACTGGGCGATATTTGTACACGCGCGTGTCGTTTCTGTGCTGTCAAAACAGGCCTGCCAACAGAATTAGATTGGGCAGAACCTGAAAGAGTGGCGGAAGCGGCTGAAAAAATGAATTTAAAACATGCCGTTGTAACCTCAGTGGCGAGAGACGACCTCAAGGATGGCGGGGCAACCATCTTCGCTGAAACCATCAAAGCGATTCGTAAAAAGCTTCCGCTATGTAGTGTAGAAGTATTAATTCCAGACTTAATGGGGTCCAAAGATGCTTTGCAGATTATTATGGACGCCAAGCCTGATATCTTAAACCACAATATAGAAACAGTTCGTCGTTTGTCTGACCGTGTCCGTGCAAGAGCAAAGTATGATCGATCTCTTAAATTATTGGCTCAAGCAAAAGACATGCAGCCAAATGTCCCAACCAAGTCAAGTATTATGTTAGGCTTAGGGGAAACATGGGACGACATTATTGAAGCCATGGATGACCTACGTGCTCACAATGTCGATATTCTGACACTCGGACAATATCTACAACCCACGAAGAAGCATCTTAAAATTGAGAAGTACTGGCATCCTGATGAATTTGCTCAACTTAAAGAAGAAGGCTTAAAACGCGGCTTTAGCCACGTAGAATCAGGACCATTAGTGCGTTCTTCATACCACGCTCACGAGCAGGTTCAATCAGCACAGAATAATAGCCAAGAGACGGAGGGCCAGGCCGTTTCTACATCCAACTAA
- a CDS encoding M23 family metallopeptidase has product MLRIKAFTLAFICICLLAATFPITSAHAEQEKSEEEIRDERMALYLKYEALTSVPWYYLAAIDQYERTVQKVRKDIPTQGGSISIYYKPSDWSGILNPNPEETFVESIRFFEGLGRDGNNDGLASREDDEDVLYTMAHYLSQYGANMDDFKIALWDYYHNDLSVKQVTTIAKIYRHFGTLDLDRRAFPLPLTHSYSYRSTWGDGRGWGGRRIHEGTDIFASYGVPVRSTTYGIIEIMGWNRYGGWRVGIRDANNVYHYFAHLSGFNDEVKEGDIVEPGTVVGYVGSSGYGKPGTSGKFPPHLHYGMYKFNGRTEWSFDPYPYLRVWEKQEWKRRKKN; this is encoded by the coding sequence TTGTTGCGTATTAAAGCATTTACCCTTGCCTTTATTTGTATTTGTCTATTAGCGGCTACTTTCCCGATCACCTCCGCTCACGCCGAGCAAGAAAAATCAGAAGAAGAGATACGGGATGAACGCATGGCACTTTACCTTAAGTACGAAGCCTTAACTTCTGTGCCATGGTATTATTTAGCGGCAATAGATCAATATGAGCGTACAGTACAAAAGGTGAGAAAAGATATTCCCACGCAAGGTGGAAGTATTTCGATTTACTACAAACCCTCTGACTGGAGTGGGATTTTAAACCCTAACCCTGAAGAGACTTTCGTCGAATCCATCCGTTTTTTCGAAGGACTTGGACGAGATGGAAACAATGACGGACTCGCCAGTCGTGAAGATGACGAAGATGTCCTCTATACTATGGCCCATTATTTATCACAGTATGGTGCGAACATGGATGATTTTAAAATTGCACTCTGGGACTATTATCACAATGATTTAAGTGTGAAGCAAGTCACAACGATCGCTAAAATTTACCGACACTTCGGAACGTTGGATTTAGACCGTCGTGCTTTCCCCCTTCCACTGACCCATTCATACAGTTACCGTAGTACATGGGGAGATGGTCGAGGATGGGGAGGTCGCCGTATTCATGAAGGGACCGACATCTTTGCTTCTTACGGCGTACCGGTCCGTTCGACCACATACGGGATAATTGAGATTATGGGCTGGAACAGGTACGGTGGTTGGCGTGTAGGCATTCGGGATGCTAACAATGTCTATCACTACTTCGCCCATCTATCTGGCTTTAATGATGAGGTGAAAGAAGGCGATATCGTCGAACCTGGGACAGTTGTAGGATACGTCGGTAGTTCCGGCTACGGTAAGCCAGGGACCTCAGGTAAATTTCCTCCTCACTTACACTATGGCATGTATAAATTTAATGGTCGAACGGAATGGTCTTTTGACCCGTACCCTTATTTAAGAGTATGGGAAAAACAAGAGTGGAAACGCCGAAAGAAAAATTAA
- the yunB gene encoding sporulation protein YunB, translated as MSKRFKTTRRGPLKMRHVLLIVLILITLLSIQGFLYVERNLEPALKEIARTYVKQIATLTITDAISKKITEDMEGSNQVAVIEKDSSESITLISFDQSKQARIITQVTDRANQLLMELAKEPIEIPLGQALNSNILAQLGPNVPITLVPLGAAKADIDVRMEEAGINVVSIEVYLTIEADVQIVIPFTSDEAVVTTEFPIEVHVLPGDVPNVYFKGSDGNLSPVPNVTIPTE; from the coding sequence ATGTCAAAACGCTTCAAAACCACTCGTCGTGGGCCACTAAAAATGCGTCACGTCCTATTGATCGTCCTGATTCTAATTACACTGCTATCTATACAGGGTTTTTTATATGTAGAGAGAAACCTAGAACCAGCATTAAAAGAAATCGCAAGGACCTACGTGAAACAAATTGCGACCTTAACCATCACCGATGCGATATCAAAAAAAATAACGGAAGACATGGAAGGGTCCAATCAAGTCGCTGTAATTGAGAAGGACTCATCGGAGAGTATCACCCTTATTTCTTTTGACCAATCCAAACAAGCACGAATTATTACGCAGGTAACGGATAGAGCGAATCAGTTGCTCATGGAGCTGGCAAAAGAACCGATTGAAATTCCCTTAGGGCAAGCGCTTAATAGTAATATCTTAGCCCAATTAGGTCCCAATGTCCCCATTACACTTGTCCCTCTGGGGGCAGCAAAAGCGGATATTGACGTGAGAATGGAGGAAGCGGGGATTAACGTGGTGTCAATCGAAGTATACTTAACCATCGAAGCAGATGTGCAGATTGTGATTCCGTTTACATCGGATGAGGCTGTTGTCACCACCGAGTTTCCGATTGAGGTGCATGTGCTTCCTGGAGACGTGCCCAATGTATACTTTAAAGGCAGCGACGGCAACTTGTCGCCTGTTCCTAACGTGACAATTCCAACTGAATAA